The Cohnella abietis genome has a segment encoding these proteins:
- a CDS encoding dihydrodipicolinate synthase family protein has protein sequence MAASNRLSAELSAALQDGLVIPAHPLALDENRQLDVASQRALSRYYIASGAGGIAVGVHSTQFEIRDPQHDLYETVLSMAAEEVKKAKREGKLDRPFIQVAGICGPTVQALSESRIALSLGYDAALLSMGGLADWSEDDLIARTERVAELMPVIGFYLQPSVGGRIFSYDFWSRFSEIPNVVAIKMAPFNRYQTLDVARAVCYSSRRDEIALYTGNDDNIIVDLLTKFRFEIDGTVVEKAVVGGLLGHWAVWTNKAVALLEEIKEVRNDDSISANWLTRAIQVTDTNAAFFDPAHHFEGCIPGIHEVLRRQGLLKGIWCLNPEETLSPGQSGEIDRVYSQYPHLHDDEFVASGLQDWLKD, from the coding sequence ATGGCTGCATCAAACCGGTTGTCGGCCGAATTGTCGGCCGCGCTTCAAGACGGCCTCGTCATTCCCGCCCATCCCCTTGCCTTGGACGAGAATCGTCAGCTGGATGTGGCGAGCCAAAGGGCATTGTCCCGTTATTACATCGCCTCCGGAGCTGGAGGCATTGCCGTCGGTGTGCATTCGACGCAGTTCGAAATTCGCGATCCACAGCATGATCTCTACGAAACGGTGTTGTCTATGGCAGCCGAAGAAGTGAAGAAAGCGAAAAGGGAAGGCAAACTGGATCGTCCCTTCATCCAAGTGGCCGGTATATGCGGCCCGACTGTTCAAGCTCTGAGCGAAAGTCGGATTGCATTGTCGCTCGGATACGATGCAGCCCTGCTTAGCATGGGTGGACTAGCGGATTGGAGCGAGGACGATTTGATCGCGCGTACGGAACGGGTCGCGGAGCTGATGCCAGTTATCGGCTTCTATTTGCAGCCTTCCGTAGGGGGAAGAATATTTAGCTACGACTTCTGGAGCCGTTTCTCCGAAATTCCGAACGTCGTCGCGATTAAGATGGCTCCGTTCAATCGTTATCAAACGCTCGACGTCGCCCGCGCGGTTTGTTATTCCAGCAGACGCGACGAGATCGCCCTCTATACGGGCAACGACGATAACATTATCGTAGACCTGCTTACTAAGTTCCGATTCGAGATCGACGGCACAGTTGTGGAAAAAGCGGTCGTTGGAGGTTTGCTCGGCCATTGGGCGGTATGGACGAATAAAGCGGTGGCTCTACTCGAGGAGATTAAGGAGGTAAGGAACGACGATTCGATATCCGCCAATTGGCTGACGCGAGCCATCCAAGTGACAGACACGAACGCGGCGTTCTTCGATCCCGCGCATCATTTTGAAGGCTGCATACCGGGTATTCACGAGGTGCTCAGAAGACAAGGCTTACTGAAAGGCATATGGTGCTTGAATCCCGAGGAAACGTTGTCCCCCGGCCAATCGGGAGAAATTGATCGCGTATACTCGCAATATCCTCACTTACATGACGATGAATTCGTTGCATCTGGCCTCCAAGATTGGCTTAAGGACTAA
- a CDS encoding NAD-dependent epimerase/dehydratase family protein, producing MRTVEQLENKLAEPSEGLIRDLAKVNGDIVLLGVGGKMGPSLAKLAMNAIREGGLNKRVIGVSRFSNAEARQELEDAGIETISCELLDDDALRALPNAENVIYMAGNKFGTTGREHFTWAMNAYLPGRVAEKYKESRIVVFSSGNVYPFLPVSGGGAHEGISPAPLGEYAQSCLGRERIFEYHSHKNGTPMVMYRLNYAIDLRYGVLLELAKAVTEGRSIDLSMGFANVIWQGDANSMALRCLTECTSPPSIMNITGPETMSIRWAANEFAKRIGKEALFTGSESDNALLNNASKSHKQFGYPTVSLLEMIDWTAEWVLQGGSTWNKPTHFQERKGNF from the coding sequence ATGAGAACGGTTGAACAATTGGAGAATAAACTAGCTGAACCGTCTGAGGGATTAATTAGAGACTTGGCGAAAGTGAATGGAGATATCGTCCTGTTGGGCGTCGGCGGGAAAATGGGACCGAGCTTGGCAAAGCTCGCGATGAACGCGATCCGCGAAGGCGGCTTGAACAAACGAGTGATCGGAGTGTCGCGCTTTTCTAACGCGGAAGCACGCCAAGAACTGGAGGACGCAGGCATCGAGACGATTTCTTGCGAGCTATTGGACGACGACGCGTTGCGCGCGTTGCCTAATGCTGAGAATGTCATCTATATGGCCGGCAACAAATTCGGAACGACCGGACGGGAGCATTTCACGTGGGCGATGAATGCCTATTTGCCAGGCCGCGTCGCGGAAAAATACAAGGAATCCCGTATCGTCGTATTCTCGTCTGGAAACGTCTATCCGTTTCTTCCTGTCTCCGGAGGAGGAGCGCATGAAGGAATCTCACCAGCCCCGCTGGGCGAGTATGCTCAATCGTGTCTCGGCCGGGAACGGATATTCGAGTATCACTCCCACAAGAATGGGACGCCAATGGTCATGTACCGACTGAACTACGCAATCGACTTGCGGTATGGCGTGCTGCTTGAGCTGGCCAAAGCCGTTACCGAAGGACGGAGCATCGACTTATCGATGGGTTTCGCCAACGTCATCTGGCAAGGGGATGCCAATTCGATGGCTTTGCGTTGCTTGACGGAGTGCACGTCGCCTCCAAGTATTATGAACATTACGGGACCCGAGACGATGTCCATCCGTTGGGCGGCGAACGAGTTCGCGAAACGCATCGGCAAAGAAGCGTTATTCACGGGTTCCGAGTCAGATAACGCGTTGCTGAACAACGCTTCCAAATCCCATAAGCAGTTCGGATACCCTACAGTCTCCTTGCTTGAGATGATTGATTGGACCGCGGAATGGGTACTTCAGGGCGGATCGACTTGGAACAAACCGACTCATTTCCAAGAGAGAAAGGGGAATTTCTAA